One Kitasatospora sp. NBC_01266 genomic window carries:
- the lepB gene encoding signal peptidase I — MGNLATSAQAGAGEPEQDLPGAPEFAPPSPPDTPDTPDTPSGPTQRRPLWKELPVLVVVALVLALLIKTVLVQAFYIPSPSMTNTLQIGDRVLVDKLTPLLGSGPSRGEVVVFKDPAHWLDAEETQQSSSNPVVRGAQSVFSWIGLLPAADQGYLIKRVIAVGGDTVSCQGSGPVYVNGKALDEPYVYPGATPCGDRNFGPLKVPADSIWVMGDHRNDSSDSRYHQDEPGGGAVPDSDVVGRAIVVAWPVTHWSDLPIPDTFSQPGIGVQAASAPAALGVFGAVPVTLLVRRRRRRRASSSYSPSTATGTGS; from the coding sequence GTGGGGAACTTGGCGACCAGCGCGCAGGCCGGCGCGGGCGAGCCCGAGCAGGACCTGCCCGGCGCACCCGAGTTCGCGCCTCCCAGCCCGCCCGATACGCCCGATACGCCCGATACACCGAGCGGGCCCACACAGCGCCGCCCCCTCTGGAAGGAGCTGCCGGTCCTGGTCGTGGTCGCCCTGGTGCTGGCGCTGCTGATCAAGACCGTGCTGGTGCAGGCGTTCTACATCCCGTCTCCCTCGATGACGAACACCCTGCAGATCGGCGACCGGGTCCTGGTCGACAAGTTGACACCACTGCTGGGGTCCGGACCGTCGCGCGGGGAGGTGGTGGTCTTCAAGGATCCGGCACACTGGCTGGACGCGGAGGAGACCCAGCAGTCGAGCAGCAACCCGGTGGTGCGCGGTGCCCAGTCCGTGTTCAGCTGGATCGGACTGCTGCCGGCGGCCGATCAGGGGTACCTGATCAAGCGGGTGATCGCGGTGGGCGGGGACACCGTCAGCTGCCAGGGCTCGGGGCCGGTGTACGTCAACGGCAAGGCGCTGGACGAGCCGTACGTGTATCCGGGGGCGACGCCTTGCGGGGACCGGAACTTCGGGCCGCTCAAGGTGCCGGCCGACTCGATCTGGGTGATGGGCGACCACCGCAACGACTCCAGCGACTCGCGCTACCACCAGGACGAGCCGGGCGGCGGTGCGGTGCCGGACAGCGATGTGGTGGGGCGGGCGATCGTGGTCGCGTGGCCGGTCACGCACTGGAGCGACCTGCCGATCCCGGACACCTTCTCGCAGCCCGGGATCGGGGTGCAGGCGGCCAGCGCCCCGGCCGCACTGGGGGTGTTCGGGGCCGTCCCGGTGACGCTGCTGGTCCGGCGCCGCCGTCGGCGGCGGGCCTCGTCCAGCTACTCGCCGAGCACGGCCACCGGCACCGGCAGCTGA
- a CDS encoding PaaI family thioesterase, whose translation MTEQAPTDAAAQAPLKLDVPQDVLDHFAKLGVEPSTFSGGTLGDKMAIRVVEASGDRVVGTMPVEGNQQPYGLLHGGASAALAETLGSVAAMLHAGPGRYAVGVDLNVTHHRSATSGLVTGVATAVFKGRTAATYEIAITDDTGRRITSCRLTCALRDL comes from the coding sequence ATGACCGAGCAAGCCCCCACCGACGCCGCCGCCCAGGCCCCGCTGAAGCTGGACGTGCCGCAGGACGTGCTGGACCACTTCGCCAAGCTCGGCGTGGAGCCCAGCACCTTCTCCGGGGGCACCCTCGGCGACAAGATGGCCATCCGGGTGGTGGAGGCCTCCGGCGACCGCGTGGTCGGCACCATGCCGGTCGAGGGCAACCAGCAGCCCTACGGCCTGCTGCACGGCGGCGCCTCGGCCGCGCTAGCCGAGACGCTCGGATCGGTGGCGGCGATGCTGCACGCCGGGCCCGGCCGCTACGCGGTGGGCGTCGACCTCAACGTGACCCACCACCGCTCGGCCACCTCCGGGCTCGTCACCGGCGTGGCCACCGCCGTCTTCAAGGGCCGCACCGCAGCCACCTACGAGATCGCGATCACCGACGACACCGGGCGCCGGATCACCAGCTGCCGCCTGACCTGCGCGCTGCGCGACCTCTGA
- a CDS encoding MBL fold metallo-hydrolase gives MQSIAPGVTQVATSTTSNTFLIEGDAGLILVDAGMAKGVPALLSAIAELGHRPADLAAVVLTHAHPDHVQGVPQVRERTGARVLVHQADAAWLPAGRVPAEGRSGFTARCFDRLPVAHWTPFEADATLEDGELVEGGGGLRVIHTPGHSPGHIALLHEPTGTLLAGDAVFGNGGLGFGPDSFAADPERRPAGVKRIPMAEVKAVGFGHGAPLTGAQLAEFREFLARVA, from the coding sequence ATGCAGTCCATCGCCCCCGGAGTGACCCAGGTGGCCACCTCCACGACCAGCAACACCTTCCTGATCGAAGGCGATGCGGGCCTGATCCTGGTCGACGCGGGCATGGCCAAGGGCGTGCCCGCGCTGCTGAGCGCGATCGCGGAACTGGGCCACCGGCCCGCCGACCTCGCGGCCGTCGTCCTCACCCACGCCCACCCGGACCACGTGCAGGGCGTGCCGCAGGTGCGCGAGCGCACGGGCGCCCGCGTGCTCGTCCACCAGGCCGACGCCGCCTGGCTGCCCGCCGGACGGGTGCCCGCCGAGGGGCGCTCCGGCTTCACCGCCCGCTGCTTCGACCGGCTGCCGGTGGCGCACTGGACCCCGTTCGAGGCCGACGCGACGCTCGAGGACGGCGAACTGGTCGAGGGCGGCGGCGGCCTGCGGGTCATCCACACCCCCGGCCACTCGCCCGGCCACATCGCCCTGCTGCACGAGCCCACGGGCACCCTGCTGGCCGGCGACGCGGTCTTCGGCAACGGCGGCCTCGGCTTCGGGCCGGACTCGTTCGCCGCCGACCCCGAGCGGCGCCCGGCCGGCGTGAAGCGGATCCCGATGGCCGAGGTCAAGGCCGTCGGCTTCGGGCACGGCGCGCCGCTGACGGGGGCGCAACTGGCGGAGTTCCGGGAGTTCCTGGCGCGGGTGGCCTGA
- a CDS encoding DUF397 domain-containing protein has protein sequence MLTQDFHNTRWRKSTFSGDSGDCVEVADGFPGELPVRDSKDPHGPALVFRAEAWQAFVAGVRAGEFGAGC, from the coding sequence ATGCTCACCCAGGACTTCCACAACACCCGCTGGCGTAAGAGCACCTTCAGCGGCGACTCCGGGGACTGCGTCGAGGTCGCCGACGGCTTCCCCGGCGAGCTGCCCGTGCGCGACTCCAAGGACCCGCACGGCCCCGCGCTGGTGTTCCGCGCCGAGGCGTGGCAGGCGTTCGTGGCGGGCGTGCGGGCGGGGGAGTTCGGGGCCGGCTGCTGA
- a CDS encoding ANTAR domain-containing response regulator, whose protein sequence is MSTADEQPQALETDSPQITRIVIAEDEALIRLDLKEMLEEEGYTVVGEAGDGETAVRLVEEHRPDLAILDVKMPVLDGLSAAERIHEANLAPVLMLTAFSQRELVDRARDAGAMAYIVKPFSKSDLVPAIEMAVSRYTEMRALEGEIADLTQRLETRKLVDRAKSVLQTKFGLNEPAAFRWIQKTSMDRRMTMAAVAEAVIEEGEAQDRKKAEAGEG, encoded by the coding sequence GTGAGCACCGCCGACGAGCAGCCCCAGGCGCTTGAGACCGACTCGCCCCAGATCACCCGAATTGTCATCGCCGAGGACGAGGCGCTGATCCGTCTCGACCTGAAGGAGATGCTCGAGGAGGAGGGCTACACCGTCGTCGGCGAGGCGGGCGACGGGGAGACCGCGGTGCGGCTGGTGGAGGAGCACCGGCCGGATCTGGCGATCCTGGATGTGAAGATGCCGGTGCTGGACGGGTTGTCGGCCGCCGAGCGGATCCATGAGGCGAACCTGGCTCCGGTGCTGATGCTGACCGCGTTCTCGCAGCGGGAGTTGGTGGACCGGGCGCGGGATGCGGGGGCGATGGCGTACATCGTCAAGCCGTTCTCGAAGAGCGACCTGGTGCCGGCGATCGAGATGGCGGTGTCGCGGTACACCGAGATGCGGGCGCTCGAGGGGGAGATCGCCGACCTGACCCAGCGGCTGGAGACCCGCAAGCTGGTGGACCGGGCGAAGAGTGTGCTGCAGACGAAGTTCGGGCTGAACGAGCCGGCCGCGTTCCGGTGGATCCAGAAGACCTCGATGGACCGGCGGATGACGATGGCCGCCGTGGCCGAGGCCGTCATCGAGGAGGGCGAGGCGCAGGACCGCAAGAAGGCGGAGGCCGGCGAGGGCTGA
- a CDS encoding helix-turn-helix domain-containing protein codes for MLSVPTGTVSWWKHEDLAKRGQLPGRKRSTCPICYDDQLNKPAYSYLLGLYLGDGHIIQPKQHRAPNLAVTCDNSWPGVMDEVEQAMRDVLPNSTPCRVRRKGCKDVKVYSMHLPCLFPQHGPGKKHDRPIVLAPWQQDIVAAHPWHLLRGLIHSDGCRIVNWATRTVNGVVRRHEYPRYFFTNKSTDIIGIFTDTLDTVGVQWKAAHRTNGAVNISIARRASVALMDQHIGPKY; via the coding sequence ATGCTCAGTGTGCCCACGGGCACAGTCAGCTGGTGGAAGCACGAAGACCTGGCAAAGCGGGGACAGCTGCCCGGCCGTAAGCGGTCGACCTGCCCGATCTGCTACGACGACCAGCTCAACAAACCGGCCTACTCGTACCTGCTGGGGCTGTACCTCGGTGACGGACACATCATCCAGCCCAAGCAGCACCGGGCTCCCAACCTCGCCGTCACCTGTGACAACAGCTGGCCGGGGGTCATGGACGAGGTCGAGCAGGCCATGCGCGACGTCCTGCCGAACAGCACACCGTGCCGTGTGCGCCGCAAGGGTTGCAAGGACGTCAAGGTCTACTCGATGCACCTGCCCTGCCTCTTCCCCCAACACGGCCCCGGCAAGAAGCACGACCGCCCCATCGTCCTCGCTCCCTGGCAGCAGGACATCGTCGCCGCCCACCCCTGGCACCTGCTCCGCGGCCTGATCCACTCCGACGGCTGCCGCATCGTCAACTGGGCCACCCGCACCGTCAACGGCGTGGTCCGGCGGCACGAGTACCCGCGCTACTTCTTCACCAACAAGTCCACCGACATCATCGGCATCTTCACCGACACCCTCGACACCGTCGGCGTCCAGTGGAAAGCCGCCCACCGCACCAACGGCGCCGTCAACATCTCCATCGCCCGCCGCGCCTCCGTGGCCCTCATGGACCAGCACATCGGCCCCAAGTACTGA
- the pyk gene encoding pyruvate kinase: protein MHTLGSMRRAKIVCTLGPAADAYDQIKSLVDAGMDIARFNLSHGSHAEHEERYRRVRKAADETGRSVGILVDLQGPKIRLGKFAEGPVLLERGDEFTITVDDVPGDREICGTTYPGLANDVARGERILIDDGRVCLEVTHVDGPRVHCIVIEGGLVSDHKGLNLPGVAVSVPALSDKDVADLRWALRIGADLIALSFVRSGKDIEDVHGVMREEGRFLPVIAKIEKPQAVENLESIVDAFDGIMVARGDLGVELPLEQVPLVQKRAIKLAKRNAKPVIVATQMLDSMIHASRPTRAEASDVANAVLDGTDAVMLSGETSVGKYPIETVRTMGRIVEAVEGEVLEAGLPPLTILNKPRTQGGAVARAAAEIGDFLGAKYLIAFTQSGDTARRLTRYRSPIPVLAFTYEPAVRSQLALTWGVETFLGPFVPTTDEMVAQVDAQLLSLGRCKRGDTVIITAGSPPGLAGSTNLVRVHHVGELDN from the coding sequence ATGCATACCCTCGGATCCATGCGCCGAGCAAAAATCGTCTGTACTCTCGGGCCCGCCGCCGACGCCTACGACCAGATCAAATCCCTGGTCGACGCCGGTATGGACATCGCCCGCTTCAATCTGAGCCACGGCTCCCACGCCGAACACGAGGAACGGTATCGCCGGGTCCGCAAGGCCGCCGACGAGACCGGCCGCAGTGTCGGCATCCTGGTCGACCTTCAAGGTCCGAAGATCCGCCTCGGCAAGTTCGCCGAAGGCCCTGTACTCCTCGAACGCGGCGACGAGTTCACCATCACGGTGGACGACGTCCCCGGTGACCGCGAGATCTGCGGAACCACCTACCCCGGGCTCGCCAATGACGTCGCGCGCGGGGAGCGGATCCTGATCGACGACGGCCGGGTCTGCCTCGAAGTCACCCACGTGGACGGCCCACGGGTGCACTGCATCGTCATCGAAGGCGGCCTGGTCTCCGACCACAAGGGCCTCAACCTGCCCGGTGTCGCCGTATCCGTGCCTGCGCTCAGCGACAAGGACGTCGCCGACCTGCGCTGGGCCCTGCGGATCGGCGCCGACCTGATCGCCCTCTCCTTCGTCCGCAGCGGCAAGGACATCGAGGACGTCCACGGCGTGATGCGGGAGGAGGGCCGCTTCCTCCCCGTCATCGCCAAGATCGAGAAGCCGCAGGCCGTCGAGAACCTGGAGTCGATCGTCGACGCCTTCGACGGCATCATGGTCGCCCGCGGCGACCTGGGCGTCGAACTGCCGCTGGAGCAGGTCCCGCTGGTCCAGAAGCGCGCCATCAAGCTGGCCAAGCGCAACGCCAAGCCGGTCATCGTGGCCACCCAGATGCTCGACTCGATGATCCACGCCTCCCGCCCGACCCGCGCCGAAGCCTCCGACGTCGCCAACGCCGTGCTCGACGGGACGGACGCGGTGATGCTCTCCGGCGAGACCTCGGTCGGCAAGTACCCGATCGAGACGGTCAGGACCATGGGCCGGATCGTCGAGGCCGTGGAGGGGGAGGTCCTGGAGGCCGGCCTGCCCCCGCTGACCATCCTCAACAAGCCCCGCACCCAGGGCGGCGCGGTCGCCCGGGCCGCCGCCGAGATCGGTGACTTCCTGGGCGCCAAGTACCTGATCGCGTTCACCCAGAGCGGTGACACGGCGCGGCGGCTGACCCGGTACCGGTCGCCGATCCCGGTGCTGGCGTTCACCTACGAGCCCGCGGTGCGCAGCCAGTTGGCGCTCACCTGGGGGGTGGAGACCTTCCTGGGCCCGTTCGTGCCGACCACGGACGAGATGGTGGCGCAGGTGGACGCGCAGCTGCTGAGCCTGGGGCGGTGCAAGCGCGGCGACACCGTGATCATCACGGCCGGTTCGCCGCCCGGGCTCGCGGGGTCCACCAACCTGGTGCGGGTGCACCACGTGGGGGAGTTGGACAACTGA
- a CDS encoding ATP-binding protein: MSENSNCKPNSPATEHCWLPNSRRSPGIARRLLRDLLARVPNGPQLADSGELVVSELVTNAWRHGTRPGQLIWLRLAVGPDGLLIEVHDASDARPELHPVGTDDESGRGLHLVEQLTREWGWGPRAGIGKRVWALCPPAPDDNSQAR; the protein is encoded by the coding sequence ATGTCCGAAAACTCCAACTGCAAGCCGAACTCCCCCGCCACCGAGCACTGCTGGCTCCCCAACAGCCGGCGCTCCCCCGGCATCGCGCGCCGCCTGCTGCGCGACCTCCTCGCCCGCGTCCCCAACGGCCCGCAGCTCGCCGACAGCGGCGAACTCGTGGTCTCCGAACTCGTCACCAACGCCTGGCGACACGGCACCCGCCCCGGCCAACTGATCTGGCTGCGGCTCGCGGTGGGCCCGGACGGTCTGCTGATCGAGGTGCACGACGCGAGCGACGCCAGGCCGGAGCTCCACCCCGTCGGCACCGACGACGAGTCGGGCAGAGGCCTGCACCTGGTCGAGCAACTCACGCGCGAGTGGGGCTGGGGCCCGCGCGCGGGGATCGGCAAGCGGGTGTGGGCACTCTGCCCGCCTGCCCCCGACGACAACTCGCAGGCGCGCTGA
- a CDS encoding helix-turn-helix domain-containing protein encodes MTEQRPSVRRRRLAALLVRLREESGKTPEEAAERIACHRTKISRFENARLPISLSELRDLLGFYGVTDTEYVENLVDLARRSGERGWTQRVGIALPSYADYIDYEQTADYIRSFQPMIVAGLLQTADYARALFRASPTRIAPHRVDELVAVRMERQEILTTDNAPRVCVIEGEAALRAQVGGPQVMKAQLAALQDLADVVELQVLPLSAGAHAGVMGSFVLFSFPTPAFSDVVCVEHRTGTLYMETPEETDAYTLTFDSLRSAALSPTESLDMITRVKQEL; translated from the coding sequence TTGACTGAACAGCGTCCATCCGTCCGCCGCCGTCGCCTGGCTGCCCTTCTCGTGCGCCTGCGGGAGGAATCGGGCAAGACGCCGGAAGAGGCAGCCGAACGAATCGCCTGCCATCGCACAAAGATCAGCAGGTTCGAGAACGCCCGCCTGCCCATCTCGCTGAGTGAACTGCGGGACCTACTCGGGTTCTACGGCGTGACAGACACCGAGTACGTGGAGAACCTCGTCGATCTCGCTCGCCGAAGCGGAGAGCGAGGGTGGACCCAGCGCGTCGGGATAGCGCTGCCTTCCTACGCGGACTACATCGACTACGAGCAGACAGCCGACTACATCCGTTCGTTCCAGCCGATGATTGTCGCTGGCCTGTTGCAGACCGCCGACTACGCGCGAGCGTTGTTCCGAGCCTCGCCCACCAGGATCGCTCCGCACCGGGTGGACGAACTGGTGGCGGTGCGGATGGAACGGCAGGAGATCCTGACCACCGACAACGCCCCGCGTGTGTGCGTCATCGAAGGCGAGGCGGCGTTGCGTGCCCAGGTAGGCGGACCGCAGGTCATGAAAGCTCAACTCGCCGCTCTCCAGGACCTGGCCGACGTGGTCGAACTCCAGGTGCTGCCGCTCAGCGCCGGTGCCCACGCCGGTGTCATGGGATCCTTCGTGCTGTTCAGCTTCCCGACGCCGGCCTTCTCCGACGTTGTGTGCGTAGAGCACCGTACGGGCACCCTGTACATGGAGACGCCGGAGGAGACGGACGCCTACACGCTCACCTTCGACTCGCTGCGATCCGCTGCCCTGAGCCCTACCGAGAGCCTCGACATGATCACTAGGGTCAAGCAAGAGCTCTAA